A region from the Rufibacter sp. DG15C genome encodes:
- a CDS encoding MFS transporter has translation MSVAPNVYNRQFWMLCLSSFLFSASFNMIIPELPNYLTSLGGGEYKGFIIGLFTLTAGLSRPFSGKLADTIGRLPVMYFGVAVCVLCGFLYPLVATVAAFMLLRLIHGFSTGFTPTGESAYVADTVPLEKRGAALGMFGLAGSLGLAAGPAIGGEFSRYFSLNALFYCSSGMALLSILVLSGLKETLPNPQKFSMGLLRIKKHEILEPKVMPPFIVMFLTLFCYGAVLTVVPDFSSSLGIANKGLFFTFYTLSSIGIRFMAGRASDKYGRVTLLRISTLVMALSMLTISLATDKTWFLAGAVVYGIGTGMNSPTLYAWAIDLSDPAHRGRAMATIYIALEAGIGIGALAAGWIFGNHLDRLPLVFQVAAGLCSVAFLYVMLGKFPKRAEA, from the coding sequence ATGTCTGTCGCCCCCAACGTCTACAACCGTCAATTCTGGATGCTGTGCCTGAGCTCGTTTCTGTTCTCGGCCAGTTTCAACATGATTATCCCAGAACTACCCAACTACCTCACCAGCCTGGGCGGCGGCGAATACAAGGGCTTCATCATTGGCTTGTTCACGCTCACAGCTGGTTTGTCCCGACCTTTCAGCGGCAAACTCGCCGATACCATTGGGCGCCTTCCGGTCATGTACTTTGGAGTGGCGGTCTGCGTGCTCTGCGGATTTTTGTATCCCTTGGTCGCCACGGTGGCCGCGTTCATGCTCTTGCGCCTCATCCATGGCTTCTCTACCGGCTTCACGCCCACCGGCGAATCTGCCTACGTCGCGGACACGGTGCCATTGGAGAAGCGCGGCGCGGCCCTAGGTATGTTTGGCTTGGCGGGTAGCTTAGGCTTAGCCGCTGGACCTGCAATTGGCGGCGAGTTCAGCCGCTATTTCTCCTTGAATGCACTGTTTTACTGTTCCTCCGGGATGGCCTTGCTGTCTATCCTCGTCCTATCTGGCCTGAAGGAGACCTTACCCAATCCACAGAAATTCTCTATGGGTTTGTTGCGCATCAAGAAGCACGAGATTCTGGAGCCCAAGGTGATGCCGCCGTTTATAGTCATGTTCCTGACGCTCTTTTGCTACGGCGCCGTGCTCACAGTGGTGCCAGATTTTAGTAGTTCTCTTGGCATTGCCAACAAAGGACTATTCTTTACTTTCTATACATTATCTTCCATTGGCATCCGGTTCATGGCTGGCCGCGCCTCAGACAAATACGGTCGCGTGACCCTGTTGCGCATCTCCACATTAGTCATGGCTCTCTCCATGCTCACCATCAGCCTGGCCACCGACAAGACTTGGTTTCTGGCAGGGGCTGTGGTCTATGGCATTGGGACGGGCATGAATTCCCCTACACTTTACGCCTGGGCCATTGACCTCAGCGACCCGGCTCACCGCGGACGCGCCATGGCCACTATCTACATTGCCTTGGAAGCTGGCATTGGCATTGGTGCCCTAGCCGCCGGCTGGATTTTCGGGAACCACTTGGACCGCTTGCCCTTAGTTTTTCAAGTGGCGGCGGGTCTATGTAGCGTAGCGTTTTTGTATGTGATGCTAGGCAAATTCCCGAAGCGGGCAGAAGCGTAA
- the tgt gene encoding tRNA guanosine(34) transglycosylase Tgt: MTFDLVAKDPASKARAGELTTAHGTIQTPIFMPVGTAGTVKAVHQRELKEDVKAQIILGNTYHLYLRPGLNVLEKAGGLHKFNGWDRPILTDSGGYQVFSLSGTRKIIEDGVKFRSHIDGSSHLFTPENVMDTQRTIGADIIMAFDECTPYPCDYNYAKNSMDRTHRWLQRCIDRFDSTEPKYGYEQTLFPIVQGSTYKDLRIQSAEMIASKNRPGNAIGGLSVGEPAEMMYEMTELVCDILPADKPRYLMGVGTPANILENIALGVDMFDCVLPTRNARNGMLFTTQGIINIRNERWKEDFSPIDAELGGYASTFYSKAYLRHLMHATEMLGAQIASVHNLTFYLWLVGQAREQIIAGTFASWKDVMVKKLMTRL, from the coding sequence ATGACCTTTGATTTAGTAGCGAAAGACCCTGCTTCCAAAGCCCGTGCCGGTGAACTCACCACGGCGCATGGCACCATACAAACGCCCATTTTCATGCCGGTGGGCACTGCCGGCACCGTTAAAGCCGTGCACCAGCGCGAACTCAAGGAAGACGTAAAGGCGCAGATTATTCTGGGCAACACCTACCACCTGTATTTGAGACCGGGCCTGAACGTGCTGGAGAAAGCCGGCGGTCTGCACAAATTCAACGGATGGGACAGACCCATCCTCACTGACAGTGGCGGGTACCAAGTGTTCTCTTTGTCAGGCACGCGCAAGATCATTGAGGACGGCGTTAAGTTCAGAAGCCACATTGACGGCTCCAGCCACCTGTTCACGCCAGAGAACGTGATGGACACGCAGCGCACCATTGGCGCCGATATCATCATGGCCTTTGACGAGTGCACGCCGTACCCGTGTGACTACAACTACGCCAAAAATTCCATGGACCGCACGCACCGCTGGTTACAGCGTTGCATTGACCGTTTTGACAGCACAGAGCCCAAATACGGCTATGAGCAGACCCTCTTCCCAATTGTGCAGGGAAGCACCTACAAAGACTTGCGTATTCAGTCTGCTGAGATGATTGCCAGCAAGAACCGTCCGGGCAACGCCATTGGCGGTCTTTCTGTGGGCGAGCCCGCCGAGATGATGTATGAGATGACCGAACTAGTCTGCGACATACTGCCCGCCGACAAACCACGTTACCTCATGGGCGTGGGCACGCCGGCCAACATTCTGGAGAACATTGCGCTGGGCGTAGACATGTTTGACTGCGTGCTGCCTACTAGAAATGCTAGAAACGGCATGCTGTTCACCACGCAGGGCATCATCAACATTAGGAACGAGCGTTGGAAAGAAGACTTCTCACCCATTGACGCTGAACTGGGCGGCTATGCGAGTACGTTCTATAGCAAAGCGTACCTGCGTCACCTGATGCATGCCACCGAGATGCTGGGCGCCCAGATTGCCAGCGTGCACAACCTCACCTTCTACCTGTGGTTGGTAGGCCAGGCGCGCGAACAGATTATTGCCGGCACCTTCGCCTCTTGGAAAGACGTGATGGTGAAGAAGTTGATGACCAGATTGTAA
- the rsmG gene encoding 16S rRNA (guanine(527)-N(7))-methyltransferase RsmG: MKATSVEILTKYFPEITPEQLQQFAQLAELLVDWNAKINVISRKDTENIVENHILHSLAIAKVVTFPAGTSVMDVGTGGGLPGLPLAILFPEVKFHLVDSIGKKIHVVQEIAHELHLHNVKATQTRAEQVHDKYDFIVSRAVARLATFYQWIQFSFKKESVPEQGLYYLKGGDLTEELAESGLVHQVYDLNNYFSEEFFETKKVVYVPQHPTA, encoded by the coding sequence ATGAAGGCAACCTCGGTAGAAATCCTCACGAAGTACTTTCCGGAGATAACCCCGGAGCAATTACAGCAGTTTGCTCAATTGGCCGAGCTGTTGGTGGATTGGAACGCCAAAATCAACGTCATCTCGCGCAAGGACACAGAGAACATTGTAGAGAACCACATCCTGCACTCACTGGCCATTGCCAAGGTGGTGACGTTTCCGGCGGGAACCAGCGTGATGGACGTAGGCACTGGCGGCGGCCTTCCGGGTTTGCCACTGGCTATTCTGTTCCCCGAGGTGAAATTCCACTTAGTGGATTCTATTGGCAAGAAGATTCACGTAGTACAGGAGATTGCGCATGAACTGCACTTACACAATGTAAAGGCTACCCAGACCCGCGCCGAACAGGTACATGACAAATACGATTTCATTGTGAGCCGCGCCGTAGCCAGACTGGCCACCTTTTACCAATGGATTCAATTCAGCTTCAAGAAAGAGTCAGTGCCTGAGCAAGGCCTCTACTATCTCAAAGGTGGCGACCTCACCGAAGAACTAGCCGAATCTGGCTTGGTGCACCAAGTGTATGATTTGAATAACTATTTTTCTGAGGAATTCTTTGAGACAAAGAAAGTGGTGTACGTGCCGCAGCATCCGACTGCGTAA
- a CDS encoding peptidylprolyl isomerase: MKNKLKIAVAVLLVASACQQPGQESGGTNKFSDATLRKIYTLQDERKTQELLTFLQRPEAMYRREAALAFGSVQDSTALQPLAALLQDPDQEVRKAAAYALGQIGSSTAETPLIAAYGAEKDPATRAEFLEAWGKVATQKGLDMMAMISTSQPQLQTGQAWGLYRAGQRKLAYGSAIKKASELLRSNQESARLGIAHFLGRTPKLDPSSIKSEVFTVVQKDPSAEVRMAAALALGKMTDTVGLAPVVASLLKNDADYRVRVNAVRPLYALSYASAQQAAFNALADKHPHVALSAADYLVAKAPATESPKLLEHANKQQDWRVRATLYGAALASANDKSAISAQIKQRFAASQNPYEQAALLTALSKDATQFAFIQEQTFNRKHNAISTAGIEALAAIRGQKNFNQVNVKAFDQIFQQAVASGDVALVGVAAGAIRNPELNMKSTYADHSFLTQARDKLVLPRDIETYLELQKTLDYLEGKTSAPTPPTPYGNPINWATVNKLKKGQRALLKTSKGDITFELLVEDAPGSVANFVQLTEIGFFIGKNFHRVVPNFVAQGGDPRGDGWGSSEDGIRSEFANLHYLEGYVGMASAGKDTESCQWFITHSPTPHLDGRYTIFARVVKGMDVVHQLNIGDTIEKVTLVK; this comes from the coding sequence ATGAAAAACAAACTTAAAATAGCAGTGGCGGTTTTGTTGGTGGCTTCGGCCTGCCAACAGCCGGGCCAGGAAAGCGGCGGCACTAACAAATTCTCAGACGCCACGCTCCGCAAAATCTACACTCTGCAAGACGAGCGCAAAACCCAGGAGCTGTTGACGTTCCTGCAACGCCCAGAAGCCATGTACCGCCGCGAGGCCGCCCTAGCCTTCGGGTCAGTACAGGACAGTACGGCCTTGCAACCGTTGGCCGCTTTGTTGCAGGACCCAGACCAAGAGGTTAGAAAAGCCGCCGCCTACGCCTTGGGTCAAATAGGAAGTTCTACCGCTGAGACGCCTTTGATTGCCGCTTACGGCGCCGAGAAAGACCCTGCCACCCGTGCCGAGTTCTTGGAAGCTTGGGGCAAAGTAGCCACGCAGAAAGGCCTGGACATGATGGCCATGATTTCTACCTCGCAACCGCAACTGCAGACGGGTCAGGCCTGGGGCTTGTACCGCGCCGGACAGCGTAAACTAGCCTACGGTTCTGCCATCAAGAAAGCCAGTGAACTCCTGCGCTCCAATCAGGAATCTGCCAGATTGGGCATTGCGCATTTCTTGGGAAGAACGCCTAAGCTGGACCCTTCCTCCATTAAATCTGAGGTGTTCACGGTCGTACAAAAAGACCCTAGCGCCGAAGTACGCATGGCCGCAGCCTTGGCTTTAGGCAAAATGACCGACACCGTGGGCTTGGCTCCCGTAGTGGCTTCCCTCTTGAAGAACGATGCAGATTACAGAGTGCGCGTGAACGCGGTAAGGCCCTTGTATGCCTTGTCGTATGCCTCGGCGCAGCAGGCGGCTTTTAATGCGTTAGCAGACAAGCACCCGCACGTGGCCCTCAGTGCCGCCGACTACCTGGTTGCCAAAGCTCCGGCAACGGAGTCTCCCAAACTGCTGGAGCACGCCAACAAACAGCAGGATTGGCGTGTGCGTGCCACCTTGTATGGTGCTGCCTTGGCGTCTGCCAATGACAAAAGCGCCATCAGTGCGCAGATTAAACAACGCTTTGCCGCCAGCCAGAACCCCTATGAGCAGGCGGCCTTGTTGACGGCCCTAAGCAAAGACGCCACGCAGTTTGCGTTCATTCAGGAGCAGACCTTCAATAGAAAGCACAACGCCATCAGCACTGCGGGCATTGAGGCTTTGGCGGCTATTAGAGGACAAAAGAATTTCAATCAGGTTAATGTAAAGGCCTTCGACCAGATATTTCAGCAGGCCGTGGCCTCTGGTGATGTGGCCTTGGTGGGCGTGGCCGCCGGAGCCATCCGCAACCCAGAGCTGAACATGAAGAGCACCTACGCCGACCACTCCTTCCTGACCCAGGCTAGAGACAAACTGGTCTTGCCGCGTGACATTGAAACGTACCTGGAACTGCAGAAAACCCTGGACTACCTGGAAGGCAAAACATCGGCCCCTACGCCTCCTACCCCGTACGGCAATCCTATCAACTGGGCCACGGTGAACAAACTAAAGAAAGGCCAGCGGGCGTTGTTAAAGACGTCTAAAGGTGATATCACCTTTGAATTGTTGGTGGAAGATGCGCCGGGTTCGGTGGCTAATTTTGTACAGTTAACGGAGATAGGCTTCTTCATTGGCAAGAACTTCCATAGAGTGGTTCCCAACTTCGTGGCCCAGGGCGGCGACCCGCGCGGGGACGGCTGGGGAAGCTCTGAGGACGGCATCCGGTCTGAGTTTGCCAATCTGCATTACCTGGAAGGCTACGTGGGCATGGCCTCTGCCGGCAAAGACACCGAAAGCTGCCAATGGTTCATCACCCACTCGCCCACTCCACACCTGGACGGCCGCTACACCATCTTCGCGAGAGTGGTGAAAGGCATGGACGTGGTGCACCAGTTGAATATTGGCGATACTATTGAGAAGGTGACGTTGGTGAAGTAG
- a CDS encoding ABC transporter ATP-binding protein, translating to MAFWSNLFKSRRVSTNGKPPLSVQQRVSALKHLPPFLKLVWQTNPRMAFLNVVLRLLKAAVPLAMLYVGQLIIDEVIRLTQVTGEPELRYLLTLVAIEFGLAVVSDTLNRGIALIDGLLGDLFANQSSIRLMEHAAELDLDQFEDSTFYDKLERARRQTLSRTILMSQVLGQLQDLVTMLFLAVGLVSFNPWLLLLLLIAVLPAFLGESHFNERSYSLVHGWTPERRELDYLRQTGASDDTAKEVKIFGLSDFLVTRFRDLSSKFYLDNKKLATRRAAWGSFFAALGSAGYYGAYVYIILQTVQGQVTIGQLTFLAGSFMRMRSLLEAILNRFTSVAEGALYLQDFFDFFELQPRIHRKPNAPAFPHPIQHGFTFENVGFQYHNSERWAIRNLNFTLRAGEKLALVGENGAGKTTLVKLLSRLYDPTEGRILLDGIDLREYDPADLRREIGVIFQDFVRFQMSAGTNIAIGRIEEKSNQPRIESSAHQSLADTVIAKLPEGYDQVIGRRFNKGVDLSGGEWQKIALGRAYMRDAQLLILDEPTAALDARAEHEVFQRFAELTKGKTAVLISHRFSTVRMADRILVIENGQFVEMGSHEELLAKGERYAELFRLQAKGYL from the coding sequence ATGGCATTCTGGTCCAATCTATTTAAAAGCAGGAGGGTTTCTACCAACGGCAAGCCGCCGCTGTCTGTGCAGCAGCGCGTGAGCGCCCTCAAACACCTGCCTCCGTTCCTGAAACTGGTGTGGCAGACCAATCCGCGGATGGCCTTCCTGAACGTGGTGCTACGCCTACTCAAAGCGGCGGTGCCTCTGGCCATGCTGTATGTGGGCCAATTGATCATTGACGAGGTAATCCGGCTTACCCAAGTTACCGGTGAGCCTGAACTACGCTACCTCCTTACGCTGGTCGCCATTGAATTTGGCTTGGCCGTTGTCTCAGACACACTCAACAGGGGCATTGCCTTGATTGACGGGCTGCTGGGGGATTTGTTCGCGAACCAGTCTTCCATCAGGCTCATGGAGCACGCCGCCGAATTGGACCTGGACCAGTTTGAGGACTCTACCTTCTATGACAAGCTGGAGCGCGCCCGCCGACAGACCTTGAGTCGCACCATACTCATGAGCCAGGTCCTGGGCCAGTTGCAGGACTTGGTGACCATGCTGTTCCTGGCCGTAGGCCTGGTCTCGTTTAACCCATGGCTCTTGCTGTTGCTTTTGATTGCGGTCTTACCGGCCTTCCTGGGCGAGTCTCATTTTAACGAGCGTAGTTACTCCCTGGTGCACGGCTGGACGCCAGAGCGCCGCGAACTGGACTATTTGCGCCAGACCGGCGCTAGTGATGACACGGCCAAGGAGGTAAAGATTTTCGGGCTGTCAGATTTTCTGGTGACCCGTTTTAGAGACCTTTCTTCTAAATTCTATCTGGACAACAAGAAGCTGGCTACGCGCCGGGCGGCCTGGGGGAGTTTCTTCGCGGCCCTGGGCAGCGCGGGCTATTATGGTGCCTACGTGTACATTATTCTGCAGACGGTGCAGGGCCAAGTGACTATTGGTCAGCTCACGTTCCTTGCCGGTTCCTTTATGCGCATGCGCAGCCTGCTGGAAGCCATCCTGAACCGCTTTACCAGCGTGGCTGAAGGTGCCTTGTACCTCCAGGACTTCTTCGATTTCTTCGAGCTACAGCCCCGCATCCATCGCAAGCCCAATGCCCCCGCCTTCCCGCATCCTATCCAACACGGCTTTACGTTTGAGAACGTGGGTTTCCAGTACCACAACTCAGAGCGCTGGGCCATCCGGAACCTCAATTTCACCTTGCGCGCCGGCGAGAAACTGGCTCTTGTAGGTGAGAACGGAGCTGGCAAAACCACTCTGGTTAAACTGCTTTCCCGCTTGTACGACCCCACCGAGGGACGCATCCTGCTAGACGGCATTGACTTGCGCGAGTACGACCCCGCCGATTTGCGCCGTGAGATTGGCGTCATTTTCCAGGACTTTGTGCGTTTCCAGATGAGTGCCGGCACCAACATTGCCATTGGCCGCATTGAAGAGAAAAGCAACCAGCCGCGTATAGAATCCTCGGCGCACCAGAGCTTGGCCGACACCGTCATCGCCAAGCTCCCCGAAGGCTATGACCAGGTCATCGGCCGCCGGTTCAACAAAGGCGTGGATTTGTCGGGCGGAGAATGGCAGAAGATAGCCCTGGGACGTGCCTACATGCGGGATGCGCAGTTATTGATTCTGGACGAGCCTACCGCCGCCCTGGACGCCCGCGCCGAGCACGAGGTGTTCCAGCGCTTCGCCGAACTCACCAAAGGCAAAACCGCCGTCCTCATCTCCCACCGCTTCTCCACCGTCCGCATGGCCGACCGGATTCTGGTCATTGAAAATGGCCAGTTCGTAGAGATGGGCTCCCATGAAGAGCTCCTCGCCAAAGGTGAACGCTACGCAGAACTATTCAGACTTCAGGCGAAGGGATACTTGTAA
- a CDS encoding RNA polymerase sigma factor, with translation MEVNKQFSAKAKHDFKLIQSAVEDGDEKAYAELMQIYKKPVYHVVLKMVRNPDDAEDLTIEAFAKAFRNLHKFNPEYAFSTWLFRIATNNCIDFIRKNKIKTMSIDSAIKIDNGDEITIDFKDNNLNPQETAIKNQKIEIMQYIVSKLPDKYQRLVTLRYFDELSYEEIATELSAPLGTVKAQLHRARELLYDMVKNKKHLI, from the coding sequence ATGGAAGTAAATAAGCAGTTCTCCGCGAAAGCGAAACACGATTTTAAACTGATTCAGTCGGCGGTTGAGGACGGAGATGAGAAGGCGTACGCTGAGCTGATGCAGATCTACAAGAAGCCCGTGTACCACGTGGTCCTGAAGATGGTGCGCAACCCAGACGATGCTGAGGACTTGACTATTGAAGCCTTTGCCAAAGCGTTCCGCAACCTGCACAAATTCAACCCAGAATACGCATTCAGTACCTGGTTGTTCAGGATTGCCACCAACAACTGCATTGACTTCATCAGAAAGAACAAGATCAAGACCATGTCCATTGACTCGGCTATCAAGATTGATAACGGCGATGAGATAACCATAGATTTCAAAGACAACAACCTCAATCCGCAGGAGACAGCCATCAAGAACCAAAAGATTGAGATCATGCAGTACATTGTGAGCAAGTTGCCAGACAAGTACCAGCGCTTGGTGACCCTGCGCTACTTTGACGAGCTTTCTTATGAGGAGATTGCCACTGAGCTGAGCGCCCCGTTAGGTACTGTAAAGGCCCAGTTGCACCGCGCCCGCGAGTTGCTCTATGACATGGTGAAAAACAAGAAACACCTTATTTAG
- a CDS encoding glycosyltransferase: protein MDAFLTIPHLLLYLLGACVLVQLFYELYYFLPLAFHKHQAPASPEELPPLSILVCAHNEVQNLQELLPLLLQQEYPAPWEIIIIDDRSWDGTGLLLKEYQLENPRLRIVQAQETPSQMSPKKYGLFLGIKAAKYEHLLFTDADCRPVSNTWAQAMASGFQENKDIVLGYSPYIRIYGFLNQLIRFETFLTAMQYLSFAKRGQAYMGVGRNLAYTKSTFFRNKGFASHIRSLGGDDDLFVQAAAKHSKVQIVIEEEAHTQSAPETRWRKWWRQKTRHMAAGKQYQKRDQFRIGLFVLANGLFYVISPILLAMQQQLLWVGLIIGVRYLGLLASYVPVARRLHNPVAWWLLPALEMGYYLTYIGIGISVLTTKKVRWK, encoded by the coding sequence TTGGACGCCTTCCTCACCATACCTCATTTGCTTCTTTACCTGCTGGGTGCCTGTGTGCTGGTGCAGTTGTTTTATGAGCTGTATTACTTTCTGCCGCTGGCCTTTCACAAACACCAGGCGCCGGCCTCCCCAGAAGAACTGCCACCTTTGTCTATTTTGGTCTGCGCCCACAATGAAGTGCAGAACCTGCAGGAGCTGTTGCCTTTGCTGTTGCAGCAAGAATATCCGGCGCCTTGGGAAATTATTATCATAGATGATCGTTCTTGGGATGGGACCGGGCTGTTATTAAAAGAATATCAGCTAGAGAACCCGCGTTTGAGAATAGTGCAGGCCCAGGAAACGCCCAGCCAGATGAGCCCCAAGAAATACGGCTTGTTTCTGGGCATTAAGGCGGCCAAATATGAGCATCTTTTGTTCACGGACGCAGATTGCCGGCCGGTGTCCAATACGTGGGCCCAGGCCATGGCAAGCGGGTTTCAGGAAAACAAGGACATCGTTTTAGGCTATTCTCCGTATATCAGAATATATGGATTTTTAAATCAACTGATAAGATTTGAAACCTTCTTGACGGCAATGCAGTATCTGTCGTTTGCCAAGCGGGGCCAAGCGTACATGGGGGTAGGCAGAAATCTTGCCTATACAAAATCAACTTTCTTCCGGAACAAGGGATTTGCATCACACATACGGTCGTTGGGCGGCGATGACGATTTATTCGTTCAGGCGGCCGCCAAACATTCCAAGGTTCAGATTGTCATTGAAGAGGAAGCCCACACCCAGAGTGCCCCCGAAACGCGGTGGCGCAAATGGTGGCGACAGAAGACGCGGCATATGGCCGCCGGCAAGCAGTACCAGAAACGGGACCAGTTCAGAATCGGACTTTTTGTCTTGGCAAACGGGCTATTTTATGTAATATCACCCATTCTTTTGGCCATGCAGCAGCAGTTGCTCTGGGTTGGCCTCATTATTGGGGTACGGTATCTGGGTCTTTTGGCCTCTTATGTGCCCGTGGCGCGGCGTCTACACAACCCAGTGGCCTGGTGGTTGCTACCAGCGCTGGAAATGGGGTATTACCTCACTTATATAGGGATTGGAATCTCTGTTTTAACGACTAAAAAGGTAAGATGGAAGTAA